From the genome of bacterium:
ACACCGGGTCGGTCGGGGGCGTCGACGGCGCCTACGCCCTCAAACTGGCGACCCGGCCGGCGGCGGGCAGCCTCGCGGTCGCGATCAAGCGCCTCACGTGGCGGTACGCCGGGCCGATCCAGATCGAGTTCGCCTTTACGTTCAAGCCCGAAGCCTCGGCGCTCGCACTGCTGGAAACGGAGGTCCGGGCGTTCGGCTTCGCGTTCGACCTTCAGGCCGGTGACCGCGCCGCCCCGCCCCGCGAGCGGGTCATGCCGCATCTCCGCTACCTCAACGCGCTGGAGGGGCGGCGGATGGAAAAGTGGCAGTTCAAGCGCGTCGTCGAACCGCTGCGCGACATCGGCGGCAGCGGCAAGACGCGGTCGCACTTCCACCTCGCGCCGTCGGGCTGGGAAGACGTGCCGGACGGCGGCCAGCAGCTGTGCTACAACGAAATCGCCACCAAGCACAACTGGTACTACGTGAAGATCGGCTTCGATCTCGCGTCGATGAGCTTCACGGCCTTCCGGTGCAACGACCGTGAGTTCGATCCGGCCGGGATCGCGCCGATGCGGTTTGCGGCGATGCCGAACCTCTCGTGCATGCTGAACCCCTTCGTGTGGGTCGAGGCGGACGGCGATGTGCGGGCGTTCCTCTACCTCGACTCGGTCGTTTTGTCGGCGGAGGTGGACGCGTGATCCACCGCGGCCACACCGCGGTCGTCGAGCGCAACGTGCGGTGGGCCGGGGCGTTCTCGACCGAGCCTTATGAGGCCGCGTGGGCCTCGGAAGCGATCTTCTTTGTCCGGACGCTCGAGCCCGGCACGCTGCGGACGGAGGCCGCGGCGCGGGTGCAGATCTCACCCGACGGGATGCGGTGGGCGGACGAAGGGACGGCGGTGCCGCTGCGCGCCGGGCTCGGGGTGACGTTCGGGCGCGTTTCGCACTTCGGCGGGTGGCTCCGTCTCGCGGGCGAACTCGGTCCGGGCGAGGCCCTCACCGTGATCGTCTATCTGGTGTTGAAAGAGTAGGGGCACGCGGGTGGGCGCGTATCTTGTCAAGCGGCTTGCCTACTCGGTGTTCGTCGTCTGGGGCGCCGTCACGATCGTTTTTGTGGTGGTGCGCCTGATCCCGGGCGATCCGGCGCAGCTGATGGTCGGGGCCGAAGGGACGCGCGCGGACGTCGAAGCCCTGCGGCACCGCCTCGGACTCGACCAGCCGCTCGCGGCGCAGTACGTGCGCTACCTCGGCCAGGCGGCGGCGCTGCGCTTCGGCAACTCGCTCCGTCTCGAGGTTCCCGCCGCGGCCGCGGTGGCGCAGCGCGTGCCGGCGACGGCCACGCTCGCCGCGAGCGCGATGGTGCTCGGCGTGGCGGCGAGTATGCCACTCGGGATCGTCGCCGCGCTCCACCGGCAGTCGATCCTCGACCGCGCCGTCGCGGTGGTCTCGCTCATCGGGCAGTCGGTACCCAACTTTTGGCTCGGCATCATGTTCATCCTGATTTTCGCGCGGGGCCTGCGGTGGTTCCCGAGCGCCGGGACCGGCGGCCTCGAGCATCTCGCCCTGCCGGCGGCGACGCTCGCCCTGCTGCTCGTCGGCGTGCTGACGCGTCTAGTGCGCAGCGGGCTGCTCGACGTGCTCGACGAGGAGTACGTCCGCTCCGCCTACGCGAAGGGCCTGCCCGTCCGGCGGGTGATCAACCGGCATGCGCTGCCGAACATGTTGATCCCGGTGGTGACGGTCGTCGGCCTGCAGCTGGGATCGCTGCTCGCGGGAGCCGTGATCGTCGAGACCGTGTTCGGCTGGGCCGGCGTGGGCCGTCTACTGGTCGATGCGATCAGCAACCGCGACTACCCGATCGTGCAGGCGGCGGTGCTGTTCATCACCGTGGGATTCATCGCGGTGAATCTGGTCGTCGATCTCAGCTACGCGTACCTCGATCCCCGGATCCGTTATCGATGACGGCCCGGGTCGGGGCCGCGGGGGCGGCGCGGGCCGCCGGCGGGCGTTCCGGTGAAGCGACCTGGCAGGCGGGACAGCGCCGCCGTCAGCAGCGCCGGGCACGGCGCCTGGCGGCGTGGGGTGTTCCGGTCGCGCTCTTCGTCGTGATCGCCGTGGTGGGCCCGATCCTGGTGCCGTACGACCCGGTGACCGTCCGGCTCGCCGACCGGACCCGGCCGCCCGGAGCCGTGCTGCACGACGGCAGGCGCGCGTGGCTGGGCACGGATCAGGTCGGCAAAGACCTCGTCGCGCAGGTCCTCCAGGGCGCCCGCATCTCGCTGCTCGTCGGGGTCGCGACCGTGGCGGTCGCCGGGGTCATCGGGCTCGCGACGGGGGTGCCCGCGGGCTACTTCGGCGGGGCCGTCGACGGCGTCCTCATGCGGCTTGCCGATCTCCAACTCGCGTTCCCCTCGCTGTTGCTGGCGATCCTGATCGCGGCCGTGCTCGGACGGAGTGTCACCAACGTCATCATTACCTTGTCGGTGACCCGCTGGGTGACCTTCGCTCGGGTGACGCGCGCCACCACGCTCGCGATGCGGGAGCGGGAGTTTGTCACCGCGGCCAGGGCCACCGGCGCGAGCACCCGGCGGATCATGAGCCGGCACATCGTGCCGCTCACCGTCACGCCGCTCGTAGTGGTGGCGACCGTGGAACTCGGGCTGGTGATCCTGGCCGAAGCCTCGCTCAGTTTCCTCGGGCTCGGGACGCCGCCCGGCCATCCGTCCTGGGGCCTCATCATTGCCAACGGGCGCAACTACCTCAGCACCGCGTGGTGGATCTCGACGATCCCGGGGATCGCGCTCAGCCTCGTAATCCTGGCCGTCGGCCTGTTCGGCGATCAGCTCAACGAGTATCTGAACCCAAAGGCGGCATCGCGGTAACCGGCGAAGCGTTTCACGCGGGAAGCGACGTTTCTGGGGGGAGATGATCGGTCATGGACACATCTCCGAGCGGTGGCAAGAGGGGTGCGATGACGCGCCGCGCATGGCTGCAGGGCACCGCGGCGGTCGCAGGCGGAGTCCTCGGCATGGGCACGCGGTGGAGTCTGCCGGCGTCCGCCGCGCCGCCGTCGAGGGTGCCCGCCGGCACTTTGACCGTGTCGCTGCCGGCAAGGATCGTGGGGCTCGATCCCCTCGGCACGCAGGCCGCGGAAGAGTCGCTCAGGACCGCGACCGCCGGCATCTTCGATACGCTCGCCGTCCGCAGCCCCCGGTCGGCCACTTACCTTCCGTCGCTGGCGACGAAGTGGGAGACGCCTGATCCGCTGACGTGGGTGTTCACGCTCCGGCCGGGCGTGAAATTCCAGGACGGCACGGCGCTGACCGCGAACGACGTCAAGGCGTCGCTGCAGCGTCTCGTGGCGCTGAAGGGACCCTACGCGCCGCTCTGGGTCGCCCTGGATACGGTCGATGCCCCGAGTGACACCACCGTCCGCATCAAGACGAAGACGCCGTTCGGCGCGATGCTGCCCAACGTCTCGCTGCTCTCGATCGCCCCCGCGGCCAAGATGGATCAGCCGGGGTTCTTCACGAAGCCGTTCGGCTCGGGCCCTTTCCGCGTCGTTTCGTATCAGCCGGACGCCGAGTTGGTGCTCGAGGCCAACCCCGGCTACTGGGGACCGGCGCCTGGGGTCCGGACCCTGCGGTTCAAAGACATTCCGGAGGTGGCGGCCCGTGTCACCGCCCTCATCACCGGGGAGATCGATCTGACCTTCGGGCTGCCCCCCGACCAGATCGCGGCGCTTCAGGGGCACAAAGACATCCGCCTGATGAGCACTCCGTCCTTCCGCTACTACATGGTCTGGATGAACTGCAAGCGCGCCCCGTTTCCGGACGCCCGGGTGCGCCAGGCCATGGCCTACGCGCTCGACGTCGACACCATCGTCAAGACGCTGATGAAGGGCATCGGCCGGCGAATGAGCGCCCCGATCCCCTCGACGGCCTTTGGGTACGCTCCGCAGCGGCCGTTTGCCTACGACCCGGCGAAGGCGAAACAGCTGCTCGCCGCGGCCGGGCGTCCGTCCGGGTTCGAGTGCACCATGATCTGGAACCCGGACTCCGGCCCCCAGGACCGCGAGCTGGCCCAGGCACTCTTCTCGTACTGGAACGCGGTCGGGATCAGGGTGCGCGACGGCCAGGCGGAACGTCCGCAGTGGCTGGACAAGCTGCTCAAACTCGACTGGGACCTGAACTTCCAGTCCAACGGCGATGCGACAGGCGACGCCGACTTTGTGCTGCGGCGCCTGTACACGACCCAGGCCAACCGGAACGGCTACGCCAACCCGCAGCTCGACCAGATCCTGAACGGCGCGGTCGAGACGGTCGACCAGGCCCGGCGCAAGCTCCTCTACGCGCAGGCGTGCGAGATCATTTGGGACCAGGCCGTCGGCGTCTACCCGGTGGAGCTGATCCAGACGTACGCGCTGCGCGGGGGGGTTGAAGGGTTCGTCCTGACCCCGAACTACCCGACGTTCGAGTCGGTCACCGTCCGCCGGTAGCGTGGGCGGCGGGCGAGGGGCGACGATGCGGGGACTGGACCGCCTGCCGCGGGTGTCCCTCGTGCGGGCGCCGACCCCGCTCGAGGACGCGCCGCGCCTCGCGGCGGCGCTCGGCGTGCGGCGCCTCCTGGTCAAGCGGGAGGACCTCACGGATCTCGCGCTCGGCGGCAACAAGGTGCGCAAGCTCGAGTTCCTCTTCGGCGAGGCGCTCGCCCAGGGGGCCGATACGATCGTCACCACGGCGAGCGCGCACTCCAACTTCCTGCGCATCGTGTCGGCGGGCGCGCGCCGCTTCGGTCTGCGGCCGGTGCTGCTGGTGCGCGGCCGGGCGGATCTGCCGTCCGAAGGCAACCTCCTCCTGATGCGGCTATTCGCGGAACGCATCGTCTATCTCGACACCGAGGACCCGTACGCGGATACGACCATCGCCACGATGCGCGACCTGGAGCAGGAGCTCCGGCGGTGCGGGCGGCGCCCGTATCTGATTCATCTGGCCGCGTTCTCCGCCGGTCTCGCCACCGCCGCGTATGTTCCGGCCGCGGAAGAACTCGCCGCGCAGCTCCGGGAACGCGGGGGCGGCTGCGATCGTATCGTGCTGGCCGTCGGGTCCGGCGGCACCTACGCCGGCCTGCTGCTGGGCCTGCGCGCGGCGGGCGTCTCGGCGCCGGTGCTCGGCGTTTCCGTCAACACCGCGGCCGGCGAGATGCACCGCCGCATTCGCGACCAGATTCGCGCGGCGGAGGACCTCCTCGGCATGACGCCGTCGGTGCGCGACGACGAGATCGACATCACCGACGCGCACGTCGGGGCCGGCTACGGCATTCCCACCGCCGACAGCCTGGCCGCCGTCACGCTGGCCGCGCGCACCGAAGGACTGCTGCTGGACCCGATCTATACGGGCAAGGCGTGGGCCGCGCTCGCCCACGCGGTCCGGACCGGCGCGGTCCGGCCGCCGGACACGGTCGTGTTCATGCACACGGGCGGGGCGCCCAACACCTTCGTTCACGGCGCCGAGATCTCGGCGGCCCTCCCGGCGACGTAGGCGCGGGGGCGGCGCCGATGCACGGTCCGGATTTCCCGCGCCCGCGCGCAGAGACGCTGGCGCCGCTGCGCCGAGCGAGCACCGCCACGCTCACCACGATCTTTAGGCGGAAGAAGGGCATCACGAATATCTGGATGCCGCTGCGGCCGCTGTTTCCCGGAATGAGGGCCGTCGGGCCGGCGCTCACGATCAGAAGCGTGCCCGGCCGCGACGACCTCCAGCCGATCGCCTACGCTCCGGGGACGCTGTTCCCGGGCCATCCCGACGAGGCGATCGAGGCCGTCCAGCCGGGCGACGTCGTGGTGCTGGACGGCGGCGGCGCCGCCAACGAAGGGCTGTTCGGAGACCTCCTGACGCTGCGCATTAAGATGAAGGGTGCGGCCGGCATCGTCTCCGACATGTGCGTTCGCGACTCGCCCCGCCTGGCCGAGAAGGGTGTGCCGATCTTCTGCAGGGGATGCGTGAGCCCCGGCGGCAGCGTGTTCAACGTGGACTACAACGTGCCGATCGGATGCGCGGGGGTGTTGGTCTGCCCGGGCGACATCATGGCCGGGGACGACGACGGGGTCGTCGTGATTCCACGCGCCATGGTCGAGGACGTGGTGGACGAAGTCCTCCTGCACGAAGATCGGGAAGAGTACATCCGCCTGATGCTGTCGCGCGGCGCGCCGCTCGAGGGCCTTTATCCGATGGGGCCGGAGATGGAACGGCGCTTCCTGGAGTGGCGGCGCGAGACCCACCCCCGGCCGGACAAATAGCGCCGTAGGGAGAGTCTCCGGCCGGCGGCGAACGCACCTCGATGGACAGCGCACTTACCGAAGATCCTCAAGGGGGACCCAACGGATGAGGTTCATGGAGATCGAACTCGACGGCGCGGTATGCCGGGCACTGTTGAACGAAGAGAAGGCCCCCAAGACCTCGCAGGCCGTCTGGGAGGCGCTGCCTTTCGAGGGCCGCGCCGTCCACGCGCAGGTCTCGGGAGACATGTTCCGGATGTTGGACGAGGCGCCCGTCGGCGAGCTCGACCTCGAAAGCGCCACGTTTTTTCAGCATCCGGGGTCCGTGGTCTTCTATCCTCCGATCAAGGAGATAGCGTTTTGCATCGGCGAGGCCGCGTTTGCCGCCACGCAAGGGTTCTTCAAAGTCACTCCGCTTGCGGAACTGGAACCCGATTTCAGCGAGTGGGCGAAAAAAGGCGATGCGTTGCGGCTCAGCGGCACCAAGCGGATTCGATTCCGCCGCGCTGCCGACCAGACGACGCCGTTCCGGTATCGGGCCCGCCGCGGGCGCAAGCTCGAGGTGCAGTTCGGCGGCGCGCGCCTCACCGCGACGCTGCTCGAGGACGAGTACCCCAAGGCGTCCCGGGCGTTTGCCCGCCTGCTGCCGCTCGAAGGCCAGGCGGCGAACTCCATGTGGGGCGCCGCGATTACCCGTTTCTATCCCCGATCGGCGCGCCGGCCGGGAGTCCGTCTGTCCGGGGCGATCGAACGCGGCACCACGTTCCACTGGCCCGGTTACATCTATTACGACCCCGCCGACCGCGGCATCTGCCTCTGCTACGGGGACGCGGCGGAGG
Proteins encoded in this window:
- a CDS encoding DUF6772 family protein; translated protein: MRSRRRAARPVRAPVVPADPRLSRFSPLSRILCFDDFDYGFNGWGGHIGNYEGSLDTMLPDYRDLRPPMLSTIPMWDTGSVGGVDGAYALKLATRPAAGSLAVAIKRLTWRYAGPIQIEFAFTFKPEASALALLETEVRAFGFAFDLQAGDRAAPPRERVMPHLRYLNALEGRRMEKWQFKRVVEPLRDIGGSGKTRSHFHLAPSGWEDVPDGGQQLCYNEIATKHNWYYVKIGFDLASMSFTAFRCNDREFDPAGIAPMRFAAMPNLSCMLNPFVWVEADGDVRAFLYLDSVVLSAEVDA
- a CDS encoding ABC transporter permease, yielding MGAYLVKRLAYSVFVVWGAVTIVFVVVRLIPGDPAQLMVGAEGTRADVEALRHRLGLDQPLAAQYVRYLGQAAALRFGNSLRLEVPAAAAVAQRVPATATLAASAMVLGVAASMPLGIVAALHRQSILDRAVAVVSLIGQSVPNFWLGIMFILIFARGLRWFPSAGTGGLEHLALPAATLALLLVGVLTRLVRSGLLDVLDEEYVRSAYAKGLPVRRVINRHALPNMLIPVVTVVGLQLGSLLAGAVIVETVFGWAGVGRLLVDAISNRDYPIVQAAVLFITVGFIAVNLVVDLSYAYLDPRIRYR
- a CDS encoding ABC transporter permease, which codes for MTARVGAAGAARAAGGRSGEATWQAGQRRRQQRRARRLAAWGVPVALFVVIAVVGPILVPYDPVTVRLADRTRPPGAVLHDGRRAWLGTDQVGKDLVAQVLQGARISLLVGVATVAVAGVIGLATGVPAGYFGGAVDGVLMRLADLQLAFPSLLLAILIAAVLGRSVTNVIITLSVTRWVTFARVTRATTLAMREREFVTAARATGASTRRIMSRHIVPLTVTPLVVVATVELGLVILAEASLSFLGLGTPPGHPSWGLIIANGRNYLSTAWWISTIPGIALSLVILAVGLFGDQLNEYLNPKAASR
- a CDS encoding ABC transporter substrate-binding protein, which codes for MTRRAWLQGTAAVAGGVLGMGTRWSLPASAAPPSRVPAGTLTVSLPARIVGLDPLGTQAAEESLRTATAGIFDTLAVRSPRSATYLPSLATKWETPDPLTWVFTLRPGVKFQDGTALTANDVKASLQRLVALKGPYAPLWVALDTVDAPSDTTVRIKTKTPFGAMLPNVSLLSIAPAAKMDQPGFFTKPFGSGPFRVVSYQPDAELVLEANPGYWGPAPGVRTLRFKDIPEVAARVTALITGEIDLTFGLPPDQIAALQGHKDIRLMSTPSFRYYMVWMNCKRAPFPDARVRQAMAYALDVDTIVKTLMKGIGRRMSAPIPSTAFGYAPQRPFAYDPAKAKQLLAAAGRPSGFECTMIWNPDSGPQDRELAQALFSYWNAVGIRVRDGQAERPQWLDKLLKLDWDLNFQSNGDATGDADFVLRRLYTTQANRNGYANPQLDQILNGAVETVDQARRKLLYAQACEIIWDQAVGVYPVELIQTYALRGGVEGFVLTPNYPTFESVTVRR
- a CDS encoding D-cysteine desulfhydrase family protein, producing the protein MRGLDRLPRVSLVRAPTPLEDAPRLAAALGVRRLLVKREDLTDLALGGNKVRKLEFLFGEALAQGADTIVTTASAHSNFLRIVSAGARRFGLRPVLLVRGRADLPSEGNLLLMRLFAERIVYLDTEDPYADTTIATMRDLEQELRRCGRRPYLIHLAAFSAGLATAAYVPAAEELAAQLRERGGGCDRIVLAVGSGGTYAGLLLGLRAAGVSAPVLGVSVNTAAGEMHRRIRDQIRAAEDLLGMTPSVRDDEIDITDAHVGAGYGIPTADSLAAVTLAARTEGLLLDPIYTGKAWAALAHAVRTGAVRPPDTVVFMHTGGAPNTFVHGAEISAALPAT
- a CDS encoding DUF3830 family protein, yielding MEIELDGAVCRALLNEEKAPKTSQAVWEALPFEGRAVHAQVSGDMFRMLDEAPVGELDLESATFFQHPGSVVFYPPIKEIAFCIGEAAFAATQGFFKVTPLAELEPDFSEWAKKGDALRLSGTKRIRFRRAADQTTPFRYRARRGRKLEVQFGGARLTATLLEDEYPKASRAFARLLPLEGQAANSMWGAAITRFYPRSARRPGVRLSGAIERGTTFHWPGYIYYDPADRGICLCYGDAAEGLQGNPTALVPVACFDGDIAPYVQQAQRQLLEGAKPMSITMAGGAPTRRGRATKGRR
- a CDS encoding ribonuclease activity regulator RraA, with protein sequence MHGPDFPRPRAETLAPLRRASTATLTTIFRRKKGITNIWMPLRPLFPGMRAVGPALTIRSVPGRDDLQPIAYAPGTLFPGHPDEAIEAVQPGDVVVLDGGGAANEGLFGDLLTLRIKMKGAAGIVSDMCVRDSPRLAEKGVPIFCRGCVSPGGSVFNVDYNVPIGCAGVLVCPGDIMAGDDDGVVVIPRAMVEDVVDEVLLHEDREEYIRLMLSRGAPLEGLYPMGPEMERRFLEWRRETHPRPDK